From the genome of Solanum lycopersicum chromosome 7, SLM_r2.1:
atcataatatatagaATATTTTTGACTTCGTTAGTGAATACGTTAGTAAGATGCATACATCacagatttgaattttttaatatgtaaaatcataatatataaatgaagaAGGATAAAAAATACGTCaactaattttaaattatctaaTTTTAGCGACAAAGTAAACAAAAAGAAGTAATAAGTTTGTCCTGTTGTATCCTCTTTGGTGGATCGATGCTTCCACGTAACTTTTTCCATaaccatattttaaaaattataatcgTTAATATTCCCTATATATTACTATCACACATTCAACATATCTTTATAtataatcttttcttttttaacttttaaattttccaaatttggatgGCTCGAAAGAGACAATTgcttcaaatacaaaaaaaagaatcaacGTGTGAATTCTCTAGCAAGTGTTTTTAATTAGGTAAAAGACAATTACATAGTTCTCATAGTTTGATTTATCTTACTGAGACGAATTATCAAacagaaaatagattttttcttcttctttgttatacTATAAATAAGATTACGGtatcatttgttttcattaaaattaaggCGTCTGAATTGGAATATATATCTGAATGCTAAGATGTAGATGTATAAATCTGAATATTTAGATGTTGTCTCTGAATCTGAACACTGAATTATTGGgattgtttgtttttaatatcTGAATGTGCATATGAAATTAAAAGTCATATTCAgtaaaacattataaaattctcattttagtaaaataggTATTTTTAcctagaaaataatatttgaacaGTTTCATCATAACAAGGTAAAaatgatttatcttttaagaatttaactttaagttacatcattaatatgCCTATTATTTCCACTCAAAAACTTTTAGAATTTCATAGAATGCAATGTAAAatagtatattaagttaataagaataaaagaaattataacgGTAAGCAtgtaaaatgattaaataaaaaaacagcTATTATGAGTTGTTGTAAcgtatttgaattaaaatatgagtTTTATTTTTGAGTCTGAACGGTGTCAAAAGTATGTTACTTTCATTCAAATATATTCAGACCAATTAAGAGACTTACAAGGAAATAAAACAAACTTAGTTAATGAACtgaagtgcaaacaaatgagatCTACATCTCTAATGAGTCTCTTCACActaattatattcaaattagTAATCTACAAATACTAACAATTTGCATcttaatataatacataaatgtgtcaTTAACTTGATGTTATCTCTTCTCTATCCTCTAACTTTGGATAGgtaaaaaaaacattcaaatttatataaagtCAAACAAAGTACCACATGCCTCATACATGCCATGCACGTCCTACGAGAATTATAAGTGTTCATTTGTATACAACCAAGGTTCGAGAGCAGATATTATAGATATCAATTGAGGTAAGTTGACAAGACATAGTATTATGCCTGGGATCTTACATAAACAAATTTGTGAGTAATCAAATATAAAACTCTGTACAATACTAATGGAAACAATACATTTGCCACTGGAATAGGGAGTGATTTAGCAGAATTGTTTCTCAACTATACCAACAACATGAATATTCTAACAAGTGTTCGTTTCTAGCTCGGATGATTCTATCCACCTCTAAGTCCCGTTGCTGGTCTCTTTTATGTCTCGATGATATGCTCTACTCTGTATGCAATGGAAATCGGGAATTCAAGCTCCATACTACAAGTATGTGCATTGATTTAAGTTATCGCTAGCTTTGGAGTATTATTTTCTGCATTAGGACTGCCAAGATACTTCCCAAGGATATGTTTATGACGTTGACAACGTCATTGTTGAGCTGAACAACGAAGGATAACAAAAAGGTGAGTAAAATTACTTACATCTCAGAGTAAACGTTAAGACATTTGTTCAGAAAAGTACATACCCAACGAAATCCTTCTTTCTCTTGAAGTGAAGCGCCTATTAGACTTTCACCAAAGTTTGCTATCTGGGCGGCTACTACACATATTGCAGCCCCAGGTACGttaatctggaaaaaaaatctGGTCAGAATACGGATGATGTCTTCCTAAGAGTTGAATCAAAGTAATAAACGAAAAAATGAAGAGAGGTTAGATCAAATGTTATTGTATCTGTCTCTCAGCACGGGCAAGACAAAGCTATAGATGTAGTGAATGTTTCGACAGCTAACTgatccaaaataaaataaaataaagatatgcTAGATGGGCGAAAACAATGGAAATCTCTCTGCCTCGGGTTGCTCAGCCATAAACATTTGCAAGAATATCAGCCAAACAGGTAATATAATGCAAAAATTTACCTTCATTGAAAATCACCCATGTCATAGTATATTCGGATAGAAAAATAGTTAGTactctttttttctaaaaattcgtTAGTACTCTCTTTGTCTTAAACACTTCACATAATAATCACTCCAGCCTTGCACACCTTCATAGCATGAAAAACTCAATATGTTCACACAAATCCTAGAAGGGAAAGGAGAAGAATAGGATTGCTAAATGCAGACACTTTCAATTTACACTCTTTATGATTCTATCAACAAGGTTTCAAAAGGATACATTTgtaagtttaaaataaaataaaactatggTAACTTGGAGACTATCAAGACTGATATGATAATCATAACCTTCAGTCCTTGCCTGATTAGATACTGATAGGCAGTACGATCAACATTAATTGAGGGTGGAAGAAATACTTCAACAGCACTAACAATATCATATGCTATTGCTGCAAAAGGATGATCTTTTCTTTCTCACAACCTCGAGTAATAAGCCAAAAGTCCCATGAAAACATGAATCCCTGCCCATTGAGCCTGCAACAGTGCCACATTTAGTCCAAAACTTCTTTTCTGATAAAGAAGTCCAACACTTTCTTctacaactactctctagtccCTATAACAAAATTCTATTACAGCTACTCCCCACAACAATTTCAATGTGTTTAGCTCccaaatttttttctccatCATTTCTGATCACCAAAATTCTTTAATGGCCTCAACCTGGACCATTGTAGACCTCAGGGGCTTAAGAGTTAAATCATGTGATAGAACCTAGATGCAAGAAAAGGCAACGTGACATTTTTGTTTCCATTTCCTAAAGCCCATAATAGACTAGTATCTCCAGGTTATTGTActatataaaacaaaaactacATGGCACAAAGCAAAAAGTTTCAAAACATAGAACCATTTATGGAAGGCATACCTGACCCTTTAGATAACCAACAAAAGCAAGGAGAACTGAAGCAAGAAGCCCAGCTAAGGTTCCCTCAGCACTCACAGCCCCTTCAGTACCCCGAGGCACTACCTTGAATGAGGTGACAAGATACCTGCAATTGTTATGCAAGTACTCAGCAGACCATTCTTAAAGAGGGCCATCTGCTCCTCCTGATGACTGAACTGAGCAAATAAAAGTGATAAGTGGTCTGAGTTGCTTATGATTTCCTTTCAAAGATGAAAACTTTGTAGCTACTATCTAAAATTGTATATGAACTACAATTCGCACAACACTTAAGTGTCAAATCACAGAGCTCATCACACACCTAACTACCTCAAATGAAAGTAAACTTATGTAAAATTGCATGTTGCAATATTGACGGGCAATTCCAGCACCTACGGGTGTGGCCTAATGGTCAACAAAATGGGTACAAAGTGCAAACGTTGGAGGCCATGATCCAAATCTCAACGGAGTTAAAATATTAGATGATTTCTTTCCATCTACCTAAGACTTGATGGGTAGAGGTAACCGGTACATGCATTTATGGGAGGTAGCAAGTACCCGGTGAATTAGTAGAGGTACGTGCAAGCTAACTTGACCGGCAATTCTACAAAATTATGACACTTTTCTAGTCCTTGTTTTCAAAAGATAAATTTTGCGGTCTTCATTTTTACATGTAAAATACCTGTGTTTTTCACTAGGTCTTCAAAGGATAAATTTTCAGTCTTcatttttacatataaaataccTGAGTGTCTAGAATTAAGAATTAACAGATCTCCATACAATAAAAGAATGTATTTCCAGTTTCTACGCAAACAAGTCTTTGTTTTCAGTTCATCAAATTCTTAGTAGTTAGCCAGAGGTGAAGAGGCTGTACTCACGTAGTTTTACCATATGCCTTTCCTATCTCGCTCGAGACAGTATCACTCAACTTGGTACAGAAACTGGCTACAAATGCAAGTTCCCACAGGCGAGTAAATGCCTCCCCACCAACACCATTAATTGATAAGAATGCACAAACACAACCGGCTGCACTAGAGCCTATCACGCTTCCAGGTCCTCTCCTTCCTTTCCTCTTCTCTGCAACCCCTTGAGCCTCTTTCTGAGCCATTTTCACCTTAGTCGCAGCTGTGCCCTGTTTGGTTTAACTTATTAGTCCAAGATTCCTAGCATCTTTTTATCAGAATCATCAGCCTAAGCAGGACAGAATATGCCAATTATATCCATCATTATTTCCAGTCGAAAGACATCCAAAGATTATCTATATTGAAGAATGTGACTATCTCATCTCAAATATTAAGTTGGTAGAAAGAGCacacatttattatattttcaatagGACCCCCCACGTGCGGGctgaattctttttttttcatgagtGAAGCACGTGGAAAACCTTTTTTTGACAATGGGGGGTATTGAGGTTAGATCCTAGGACCTTTGTCTGGACTGATACAACATCCACAAATAGATCTTCGATCTAAATCAACCCCACAAGCTAGCTCAAGAGGGAGGACGACTGCCTAAGCTATATAAGGAGTCCAAGAATCTCATTTCTCACCGATGTCAAATATTTCTCTTCAACAAACCCTTCACACACAAACCCGTTCCCGTACTAGAGTATGCACATTCATGGGCTAGCTTTTGAGGTTGAGTTAGACTCAAGATCCATTTCTtttacatggtattagagctaaGCCCATCACATGTAGCCCCCACACCAATTGAGGGGGGATCACCCCCCCAGTTCATGAATGTACACGCTCTAGTTTGGAAAATGATCTTGGCATAGGGAGATTGAAGAGAAATATTCTACATCGTTGAGGGATGAGTTATATGGCTTTGTCAATCTACTCCCTTTAAGCTAGCTCCTAGGGTGTGAGACCTAATTCGACAATATAGATCTGTTAATATCAATACATTTTCATCTTTGCTTATAAGGGTTCCACTAATCAATCAAAAGGATGCAATTTCTCCTTCTTTGCTCTTCCAATTTTACTTATTATCAACTATTTCATTTAACCAAACAAAAAATGAGGGATTTGCAAGCAAGCATTCATCATTAAGTATTCCACTTCATTTTCCCATTGATCTAAAATATACATAAGCATAACTTATACAAAGTTGAATCCTCAAAACAACACTTACACTAccaaagttcaaatttttactTACAATAACAAAATATGTGGCAACAAGAAGAAACCCAGAGGAACCAAAAGCTCTCCAAGTAAGTGTACCAAGCAAGAAAGCAGCCGCAATACCAGAAAGTGACAATCCAGTAACTAAAAGTGGAGAAcccaaagaaaaaatgataatattacTCAGCAAAGCAGATTGCCACGTGGGTGGTGAAGATTGAATCAATTGAATTGCTCTTTCGACAATTCCAAGATCAGACACTGATGCTTGTGCTTTCATTGATGATCTTCGATGATGTCTAGGGTTTAAAGTTGACAAATGAGGAAATTGGTCAAATGGGGTTTGGAGTTTTGAGgttaaaaatgaaaactttgGTCTTTGAATATGGAGAAGTAATGGAAGTCTTGgtattgaaagagttgaaaaagCCATTTTTAAAGAAGTTTTAGAGCTTCTCACGTAAGACTCCGGAAGCCGTGGAGTCGTCAATAAACCGGAACCAAGGTTCTTTGTTGGGGTAATTTGCACATTAGATCCTTGGATTTTGATGTGTATCATTTGTAAGCCCcatcatttttaaaatgttacacAACCTaacacaaattcaaaattttaattttgtgaattCTTATACACAACCTCCTTAAGCTTATATATTCGTTTTTTTTTCGCACTAAATTAGATGTAAATCACCCAAAAATCCCCTATCCCAATACTTGCCTCATGCATAATGTTGTTTTTGGGAATTGAACTCAcgatatcaaataaaaaattatagctcatagtgaataaataattttatttcttaattaaaatttatcaagtaAGCGTCGTGTTCTATCATGACTCAAACTCGGAACACCCAACCCCTGGAAAGCCTTGTCATAGGCAGGATATTAACATTATCTAtcaatttcatttattatttgagaACTCTTCTTGAGTTTTGGTGCTTGAAGATGAGATCTATGAGTAAAGTAAGATACCAACGAGTCTAAGAACTAAGTGTTCATTAAGGACTAATAAGCAAATAAGAAGTACCTCGTTTTTGtacaaattcaaattctttttttgaaactatagttaacaatttttttttaaaaaaatagaattaaaaatttttattattttttgatcaaataataaataagatatataattattaaaacaaaagaaatagtaTATTAGTAAGTTTTAAATTGTCTACATCCAATATCTAATTTCACATCAACATTAATTTATACTTTGAATCAAGCAAAGTAAAATAGaaggattacttttttttttttaaaataatagtttgCTCATAATATATGTAACAATCAATATAAATAACCCCTTCTAtctgttctttttttatttctcttatccATTTTATATCATTGCAGCCATTTTCCATGGCTGTGCAATGCTCTTCTTCTGTAATATTTGCCTCACATTCACCAGCAAAAACCTTATCTTCCTCTCAGAATAAGACCCTTTTCTTGGGTTCCTCCATCTCTTCAAAGCCCTCCGTTGTTGTTGCTAAGACCCATCGAGCTACTCAAAtttcttgtcaagaaaagacaGCACTTGTTCCTCTGGAACAAAGATGGATGTTTGAAGAGTCTGAAATTAATGGCCCTgtaagtattttataacttttcttttatttttgttgttcatTACTTGTCTTGATTTTGTCATTGTTGCTCTGGGTTTTTTGGGGTTATTGTGGAAATTGAGGATTTTATAGACTACCCTTTTCTCTTCTGTATTTGAGTTTAGTCATTTAAGGTGTAAAAGACTTGAACTTTAGTCTTAATTTGATATGCATTTGGACTTTTAAGGCTCTGGGGTTGTTTTGAGCAAGATGCTATCTGTTTAGTTTTGGGGAGAATTTGCTATGTATAGGTCAGAGTTGAAAGTTGAAACCTAGGTAGCTGGAACATATACAACATACTCAATATAATTCGATAAGTGGGGTCTGAGGAGGTAGGGTGTATGCTTCATTACACCTTGTGAAATTTAGGGAGTCTATTTCTGAAGGACTCTCGGCCGAAAAGGAAATACACTAGTGAAAAAACCATGTTGAAAATAATGGAGAAAAGAACAGTAGCAATAACTAGCACTATGATGATCTAAGCAAAAGGTAATAGAAACAAACACGTGATAAAAAGTCGAAGAATAAGATAGTAGGAGAGTAAGACTAATACATCTGATAGGAAAAACTAGGCAACACTTGACTACTACTGCTTTGAATTCATTGAGAATCAAGAATTGAGCTCAGCTTCCAGTTAGAGGTACTTTCTCTGTGAAAACTGATAATTTTATAGACATAATTTTATAGACtatccttttttcttcttgagTCATTGGAGGACTTAGTT
Proteins encoded in this window:
- the LOC101248500 gene encoding protein VTE6, chloroplastic; the encoded protein is MAFSTLSIPRLPLLLHIQRPKFSFLTSKLQTPFDQFPHLSTLNPRHHRRSSMKAQASVSDLGIVERAIQLIQSSPPTWQSALLSNIIIFSLGSPLLVTGLSLSGIAAAFLLGTLTWRAFGSSGFLLVATYFVIGTAATKVKMAQKEAQGVAEKRKGRRGPGSVIGSSAAGCVCAFLSINGVGGEAFTRLWELAFVASFCTKLSDTVSSEIGKAYGKTTYLVTSFKVVPRGTEGAVSAEGTLAGLLASVLLAFVGYLKGQINVPGAAICVVAAQIANFGESLIGASLQEKEGFRWLNNDVVNVINISLGSILAVLMQKIILQS